The Halalkalibacter krulwichiae genome has a segment encoding these proteins:
- a CDS encoding toxic anion resistance protein: protein MSQHTSENNSLLDQYKQDSDLSKLLSNLDKLGEDEQKEAGESLEALKRPVKEMMQDQSNQLPKQLHQLKETVSQLEPSHLQASQTKKWLNKLLRRNPIEQYARKYKTVEAQVDSIVEGLLSGKDKLQEDNLMLQQLKETATKRIHNLNEQIAIGQQLNKMLEDEMIKEQWADNPNELKKGQLKVTSRVKNMSQAVMVLQQSLASVDLIVENNDKLEEAIFNAITMTKNVITVSASIQLALSNQQKVIKAVKNVNEATESMLLSNSELLKQNTEETLKTLEEPAIAIESFRKAYNNVFEAIELTEKSNERIVQSGQEFIKELDTLNKEMQTKLLN from the coding sequence ATGAGCCAACATACAAGTGAAAACAACAGTTTATTAGATCAGTACAAACAAGATTCAGATCTATCAAAATTACTTTCTAACTTAGATAAGTTAGGAGAGGATGAACAAAAGGAAGCTGGGGAGTCATTAGAGGCTTTAAAGCGCCCGGTAAAAGAAATGATGCAAGACCAATCGAATCAACTCCCAAAGCAACTGCATCAATTAAAAGAAACAGTCAGTCAGCTAGAGCCAAGTCATTTACAAGCTAGCCAAACTAAAAAGTGGCTAAATAAATTACTGAGAAGAAACCCAATAGAACAATATGCTCGTAAATACAAAACCGTTGAAGCACAGGTAGATTCTATTGTTGAAGGTCTTCTTAGCGGGAAAGATAAGTTACAAGAAGACAATTTAATGCTTCAACAGTTAAAAGAAACAGCGACAAAGAGGATTCACAACTTAAATGAACAAATTGCTATAGGTCAACAACTAAATAAAATGTTAGAGGATGAAATGATAAAAGAACAGTGGGCAGATAATCCTAATGAATTAAAGAAGGGACAATTGAAAGTGACATCGCGTGTTAAAAATATGTCACAAGCTGTTATGGTTCTACAACAATCCTTAGCTTCTGTTGACCTTATTGTTGAGAATAACGATAAACTAGAAGAGGCCATTTTTAACGCTATTACAATGACAAAAAATGTCATAACTGTTTCCGCTTCTATCCAATTAGCTTTATCAAACCAACAAAAAGTTATTAAGGCAGTTAAAAATGTTAATGAGGCTACAGAATCAATGCTATTATCAAACTCAGAGCTACTGAAACAAAATACAGAGGAAACATTAAAGACATTAGAAGAACCTGCGATTGCAATCGAATCATTCCGCAAAGCATACAATAACGTCTTTGAAGCAATTGAATTAACGGAAAAATCAAATGAAAGAATTGTTCAATCAGGACAGGAATTCATTAAAGAATTAGATACATTAAATAAAGAGATGCAAACAAAGTTACTGAACTAA
- a CDS encoding glutamate synthase subunit beta: MGKPTGFIEYKRENPTKRDPFERTKSWKEFQILMPEPVLRQQGARCMDCGVPFCQTGTTMDGSGEIGCPVYNLIPEWNDLVYRGKWKEALERLHKTNNFPEFTGRVCPAPCEGSCTVAISDDAVSIKSIEYHIVERGFQEGWIVPNPPMKRSGKKVAVVGSGPAGLAAAAQLNKAGHSVTVFEREDRIGGLLTYGIPDVKLANEVVERRVKLLEDEGITFKVNVEIGKDVSASELKDEFDSVLLCTGATKPRNVEVEGRELKGIHFAMDFLTENTKSLLNSNHKDGKYISAKDKNVIVIGGGDTGVDCITTSVRHGAKSITQFDINRQKSNVRGENNPWPLFPIVHTVEDGQKEAAAVYGTDPRSYQVSTTRFVGDDNGNVKEIHTIGVETTIDAKGRKIRTPIPGTEKVWPADLVLLAVGFTGPEERIIEELSLETTSRSTIDAEYGKYATSVPGVFAAGDNRRGQSLVVWAIHEGREAARECDRYLMGSSNLP; the protein is encoded by the coding sequence ATGGGGAAGCCAACTGGATTTATTGAATATAAAAGAGAGAATCCAACTAAAAGAGATCCTTTTGAACGGACGAAGAGTTGGAAGGAATTTCAAATACTAATGCCTGAACCAGTATTACGCCAACAAGGAGCACGCTGTATGGATTGTGGGGTTCCTTTTTGTCAAACTGGAACAACAATGGACGGCTCAGGAGAAATCGGCTGTCCAGTGTACAATCTAATACCGGAATGGAATGATCTTGTATACCGCGGCAAATGGAAGGAGGCGTTGGAGCGCCTTCATAAAACGAATAATTTTCCTGAGTTTACGGGACGAGTTTGTCCTGCGCCATGTGAAGGTTCTTGTACAGTTGCTATAAGTGATGATGCTGTCTCTATTAAAAGTATCGAGTATCACATTGTCGAACGTGGTTTCCAAGAAGGATGGATTGTACCTAACCCACCAATGAAGAGATCTGGAAAAAAAGTAGCCGTTGTTGGGTCTGGGCCAGCCGGTTTAGCTGCAGCTGCTCAATTAAATAAAGCTGGGCATTCCGTTACAGTCTTTGAGAGGGAAGATCGTATTGGTGGATTGCTTACTTATGGGATACCAGATGTCAAACTGGCTAATGAAGTAGTTGAAAGACGAGTTAAATTACTTGAAGATGAAGGCATTACATTTAAAGTGAATGTTGAAATTGGAAAAGATGTTTCTGCTTCGGAATTAAAAGATGAATTTGACTCTGTTCTATTATGTACTGGAGCGACCAAACCGCGTAATGTTGAAGTTGAAGGTCGCGAGTTGAAAGGTATTCACTTTGCGATGGATTTCTTAACAGAAAACACAAAAAGTTTATTAAACTCTAATCATAAAGATGGAAAATACATTTCTGCAAAAGATAAGAATGTGATTGTTATTGGTGGAGGAGATACTGGAGTAGATTGTATTACAACTTCGGTAAGACATGGTGCTAAATCAATTACTCAATTTGATATTAATCGTCAAAAGTCTAATGTTCGCGGTGAAAACAATCCTTGGCCATTATTTCCAATTGTTCATACGGTTGAGGATGGACAGAAGGAAGCGGCAGCAGTTTATGGAACAGATCCGCGTAGCTATCAAGTGAGTACAACTAGGTTTGTTGGTGACGATAATGGTAATGTCAAAGAAATTCATACAATTGGTGTGGAAACAACCATTGATGCAAAAGGTCGAAAGATTAGAACACCAATTCCGGGTACTGAGAAAGTTTGGCCAGCCGATCTCGTTCTGTTAGCAGTTGGCTTTACTGGTCCAGAGGAGCGTATCATTGAAGAGTTATCTTTAGAAACTACATCACGCTCTACAATTGATGCGGAGTATGGAAAATATGCAACTAGTGTACCTGGTGTCTTTGCAGCTGGTGATAATCGTAGAGGTCAAAGTCTTGTTGTTTGGGCTATTCATGAAGGAAGAGAAGCAGCAAGAGAATGTGATCGTTATTTAATGGGAAGTTCTAATTTACCATAA
- a CDS encoding PH domain-containing protein — translation MNELHRLHIAAIFVSFLTALRSFLIPLVLSFFLGNTNEPAGLFRFEYIWMAILTFVFIQGIGHWLTFRFRISEGELYIQRGIFIKKKRYIQQQKVQSIDITAGFFQRLFGLVKLRIETAGGGAEPEVNLIAISRENAENIRSLLLKKHRNTMEYEKEGSEEQINNTKEETSFTWLLSRRHLLIAALTSSGIGLAISAVAALFSQVEQFLPESIYDLIFGFLGQSGFFLIVTLLFTVVLLSWCISFVGTLLKYGGFKIEKHGEELVISRGLIEKRQLTIHTNRVTAVRIVRNIFRQPFGFSAIYVESAGGGTNEEQLSTVLLPIVRHSDIKTILNELLPSYAVSYSLHSVPKRSRLRFIIRNIVTPLLFIIVIGYFFNPVAYYGFSFIFIFIVFGYLQYKDAGAGYSERLLILRHRKISQTTVISELRKVQAVETRTSFFQEKRSLTSFRFSILSSVIGKSFTVFDLDQTYANKILEWYSKNKKEYVPIEEDNSLKINRKKGY, via the coding sequence ATGAATGAACTCCATAGGTTACACATTGCTGCTATTTTTGTCTCTTTTTTAACTGCTCTAAGAAGTTTTCTAATCCCTCTTGTACTAAGTTTCTTTCTAGGTAATACAAATGAACCTGCAGGTTTATTTCGCTTTGAGTACATATGGATGGCGATATTAACCTTTGTTTTTATTCAAGGAATAGGTCATTGGTTAACATTTCGATTTCGCATCTCGGAAGGTGAGCTCTATATACAAAGAGGCATTTTCATAAAAAAGAAGCGCTATATTCAGCAACAGAAAGTGCAAAGCATTGATATCACAGCTGGTTTCTTTCAACGCCTTTTTGGTTTAGTCAAATTAAGAATTGAAACAGCCGGAGGAGGAGCAGAGCCCGAAGTTAATTTAATTGCTATCTCTAGAGAGAATGCTGAAAATATTCGTTCCTTATTACTTAAGAAACATAGAAATACAATGGAATATGAGAAAGAGGGTAGCGAGGAACAAATAAATAACACAAAAGAAGAAACTTCATTTACATGGTTATTATCAAGACGTCATCTATTGATCGCAGCGCTGACCTCGAGTGGAATTGGGCTTGCGATTTCAGCTGTTGCTGCACTTTTTAGTCAAGTTGAACAGTTTTTACCTGAATCAATTTATGATTTAATTTTTGGTTTCTTAGGTCAATCAGGGTTCTTTTTAATTGTAACTCTGTTGTTCACCGTTGTCCTACTATCTTGGTGCATTTCATTTGTTGGAACATTGTTAAAATATGGTGGGTTTAAAATTGAAAAACATGGAGAAGAGCTTGTAATCTCAAGAGGCTTAATTGAGAAGCGGCAATTAACGATTCATACGAATAGAGTCACCGCTGTCAGAATTGTAAGGAACATTTTTAGGCAACCGTTTGGTTTTTCTGCAATATATGTTGAAAGTGCAGGCGGTGGTACAAATGAAGAGCAATTATCTACAGTATTATTACCAATCGTTAGGCACTCTGACATAAAAACAATTTTAAATGAGTTATTGCCGTCATATGCTGTTAGTTACTCTTTACACTCTGTACCTAAGAGATCGCGTCTGCGTTTTATAATTAGAAATATAGTAACTCCGCTACTTTTCATTATTGTTATTGGGTATTTTTTTAATCCAGTTGCTTATTATGGGTTTAGTTTCATCTTTATTTTTATTGTTTTTGGCTACTTACAATATAAAGATGCTGGTGCTGGTTATAGTGAGCGTTTACTCATTTTGCGTCATCGTAAGATAAGTCAAACGACTGTTATTTCTGAATTAAGAAAAGTTCAAGCGGTAGAGACTAGGACTTCTTTCTTTCAAGAGAAGAGGAGTTTGACGAGCTTTCGTTTTTCAATTTTATCAAGTGTAATCGGAAAATCTTTTACCGTTTTTGACCTTGATCAGACATATGCTAATAAGATTCTTGAGTGGTATTCCAAAAATAAGAAAGAGTATGTCCCAATAGAAGAGGACAATAGTTTGAAAATCAATAGGAAGAAAGGCTACTGA
- a CDS encoding metallophosphoesterase family protein, producing the protein MRIAFLSDIHGNATALEAVLSDVRSQQVDKICFLGDLCFRGPEPKRVLDIVRSLDAEVIKGNADEWLVRGIKEGEVPDNALAIMNQERDWTLQRLNQDDLDYLANLPTELILEDGLDSIVHAFHATPDSLFDVVLPDNTTKIENTLMQRDEADLYVYGHIHNPFIRSMHGKNVVNTGSVGMPFDGHPLASYVIADIEEGRHRLHLNRIPYNREHVVEIYKQGGYPNIETMGRVIFYGVRP; encoded by the coding sequence ATGAGAATAGCTTTTTTATCTGATATTCATGGAAATGCAACAGCCTTAGAAGCTGTATTGAGCGACGTTCGATCACAACAAGTAGATAAGATTTGCTTTCTAGGTGACTTATGTTTCCGAGGACCTGAACCTAAGCGTGTTCTAGATATTGTCCGTAGTCTAGATGCGGAAGTAATAAAAGGGAATGCTGACGAGTGGCTAGTCCGTGGAATTAAGGAAGGTGAAGTACCTGATAACGCACTTGCCATTATGAACCAAGAGCGTGATTGGACACTCCAACGACTTAATCAAGACGATTTAGATTACTTAGCAAATTTACCGACTGAATTAATTCTCGAAGATGGACTAGATTCAATCGTTCACGCCTTCCACGCGACACCAGACAGTTTGTTTGATGTCGTATTACCTGATAATACGACTAAAATTGAAAATACATTAATGCAACGAGATGAAGCTGACCTGTACGTTTATGGACATATCCACAATCCTTTTATAAGGTCCATGCACGGCAAAAATGTTGTGAATACTGGGAGTGTAGGAATGCCATTTGATGGACACCCTCTAGCTTCTTATGTAATCGCAGATATTGAAGAGGGCAGACACCGTCTCCACCTTAATCGTATTCCATATAACCGAGAGCATGTTGTTGAAATCTATAAACAAGGCGGTTATCCAAATATTGAAACGATGGGAAGAGTCATTTTCTATGGCGTTAGACCTTAA
- a CDS encoding YpjP family protein, translating into MNVFQLMKRGLVVSSALLTFGLFVPTTDYVREVQAEAPQKTAGEESEKPLIYQVNEHSYELFDEVLPAKTDQYIHRSAASAELLNDFIVKQAIKQSKLKFGTVITEKINSSFEEEIIPNLDKVLRETTQTLSDKDWEKVKISSIPSAGLGEKILHLYNDETGEDIFRFHVRRDQPPKQGYTFNFHYHTYLDQHEKHHELGSIPWGKDMPPRWNYVDRV; encoded by the coding sequence ATGAATGTGTTTCAGCTAATGAAGCGAGGACTTGTTGTTTCATCAGCGCTTCTAACTTTTGGTTTGTTTGTCCCTACGACTGATTATGTTCGTGAGGTACAAGCAGAAGCTCCACAGAAAACAGCTGGTGAAGAAAGTGAAAAACCTTTAATATATCAGGTAAATGAACACAGTTATGAATTATTTGATGAGGTATTGCCTGCTAAAACAGATCAATATATTCATCGAAGTGCTGCATCTGCAGAATTACTTAATGATTTTATTGTAAAACAGGCAATTAAACAAAGTAAGTTAAAATTTGGTACAGTCATTACGGAAAAAATAAACAGCTCATTTGAAGAGGAAATTATCCCGAATTTAGATAAAGTTTTGCGGGAGACGACTCAAACTTTATCAGATAAAGATTGGGAGAAAGTGAAAATTTCTAGTATACCGTCAGCGGGTTTAGGTGAAAAGATTCTTCATCTCTACAATGATGAGACAGGAGAAGATATATTCCGTTTTCATGTAAGAAGGGATCAACCCCCTAAACAAGGGTATACTTTTAATTTTCATTATCATACCTATTTAGATCAGCATGAAAAACATCATGAATTAGGAAGTATTCCATGGGGCAAAGATATGCCCCCTAGATGGAATTATGTAGATCGCGTATAG
- a CDS encoding PH domain-containing protein → MRVEPSQVLPRKALPLWRWQAFFESLFVAIFPLVYGILLYFFEMPFWILWLLIASYIGYASVTVLVLPPIKWRRWHYDVYSNEIDLKRGVFIVKRTLIPMARVQHVDTEQGPLARKYNLATVSISTAATVHHIPSLTMEVADELRDRIAELAAVAEDE, encoded by the coding sequence GTGCGAGTTGAACCCTCTCAAGTCTTACCGAGAAAAGCCTTGCCGCTTTGGAGGTGGCAAGCATTTTTTGAAAGTCTTTTCGTGGCGATTTTCCCGCTTGTATATGGAATATTATTGTACTTCTTTGAGATGCCTTTTTGGATTCTATGGTTGCTTATTGCTAGTTATATTGGGTACGCAAGTGTCACCGTGTTAGTGTTGCCCCCTATTAAATGGAGGCGTTGGCATTACGATGTCTATTCTAATGAGATTGACCTTAAACGGGGAGTTTTTATCGTAAAAAGAACACTAATCCCAATGGCTAGGGTGCAGCATGTTGATACGGAACAAGGACCGTTAGCCAGAAAGTACAACTTAGCAACAGTTTCGATCTCAACTGCCGCTACCGTTCATCATATTCCTTCGTTGACGATGGAAGTAGCGGATGAACTAAGAGATCGGATAGCTGAATTAGCAGCGGTGGCAGAAGATGAATGA
- a CDS encoding conserved virulence factor C family protein — translation MYIKSIEPTPSPNTMKLTLSESLGESARNSYTIKNKNEAPAYIQQLFEIEGVKGVYHVADFIAIDRHPKIDWKAILPQVRSVFGEDVSDQSNQDQVNDHFGEVNVSVQMFKGIPMQIKLTDGEQDKREGLPERFIQAVSKAQKPEDNVVIARKWVDKGIRYGELDDIAKEVSDELSAAYSQERLDNLVAMANGSEEIQEAQRERFIEVTVEMLDKEDWRDRYAVLERMDPKEKDIPVLEKALQDEKASIRRLATVYFGMIETEAVLPYLYKALKDPSVTVRRTAGDCLSDLGNEDAIPAMIEALKDKNKLVRWRAAMFLYEVGDQRAIEPLKAAQNDSEFEVALQVKMALARIEGGEEAKGSVWKQMTESRKTNE, via the coding sequence ATGTATATAAAATCAATTGAACCCACTCCAAGTCCAAATACAATGAAATTAACATTGAGTGAAAGCCTTGGAGAAAGTGCAAGAAATAGTTATACAATTAAAAATAAAAATGAAGCACCAGCTTACATACAGCAATTATTTGAGATTGAAGGTGTTAAAGGGGTCTATCATGTTGCAGACTTTATTGCGATAGACAGACATCCCAAAATTGACTGGAAAGCCATTCTCCCTCAGGTTCGATCTGTGTTTGGTGAGGATGTTTCCGACCAATCAAATCAAGATCAAGTGAACGATCATTTTGGGGAAGTTAATGTTTCTGTGCAAATGTTTAAAGGGATCCCTATGCAAATTAAATTAACTGATGGGGAACAAGATAAAAGAGAAGGGTTGCCTGAGCGGTTCATTCAAGCAGTTTCAAAGGCTCAGAAACCAGAAGACAATGTTGTAATTGCTAGAAAATGGGTGGATAAAGGTATTCGTTATGGTGAATTGGATGATATAGCGAAAGAAGTTTCTGATGAATTGTCAGCGGCATATTCTCAAGAACGTTTAGATAATTTAGTTGCAATGGCAAATGGGTCTGAGGAAATTCAAGAAGCTCAAAGAGAAAGGTTCATAGAAGTAACTGTAGAGATGTTAGATAAAGAAGATTGGCGTGATCGATATGCTGTTTTGGAGAGAATGGATCCAAAAGAAAAAGACATTCCAGTACTTGAAAAAGCGTTGCAAGATGAAAAAGCTTCTATACGTCGCTTAGCAACTGTATATTTTGGCATGATTGAAACGGAAGCAGTATTACCCTACTTATATAAAGCATTAAAGGATCCTTCTGTAACAGTAAGAAGAACAGCGGGTGACTGTTTGTCAGATCTAGGGAATGAGGATGCTATTCCGGCAATGATTGAAGCGTTAAAGGATAAGAACAAGTTAGTTCGTTGGCGTGCAGCGATGTTTTTATATGAGGTGGGCGATCAACGTGCAATAGAACCTTTGAAGGCTGCTCAAAATGATTCTGAATTTGAGGTAGCTCTGCAAGTGAAAATGGCTCTTGCAAGGATTGAGGGTGGAGAAGAAGCGAAGGGATCGGTCTGGAAACAAATGACTGAATCTCGAAAAACAAATGAATAG
- a CDS encoding MBL fold metallo-hydrolase — MSTITEFSSRLALIDGFDLGLKERTGTYVLREQKITLIESGPSPSVSHVTKGLKELGIDLNEVEYIIVTHIHLDHAGGAGLLLSQCPNAKLVVHPKGARHMIDPSRLIAGAKAVYGEQFDQLFNPIVPVQEDLVIIKKDQETLKIGPNCELTFYDTPGHAAHHFSIYDPISNGIFTGDTLGVRYESLAKEGIHFVLPSTSPSQFNPDATKLSLKRIQALNVETIYFGHFSASHEPVKVYNQLSEFLEVFVSTGKEVFDQGGSYLDLQKRLLTTITEYLDELNVPRDHLVYEQLALDLEICSMGIIDYFTKQRKDFSSKL, encoded by the coding sequence ATGTCTACAATAACCGAATTTTCTTCAAGGTTGGCACTTATTGATGGATTTGATCTAGGTCTTAAAGAACGAACTGGAACATACGTTTTGAGAGAGCAGAAAATCACTTTAATCGAAAGCGGTCCAAGCCCCTCTGTTTCCCATGTCACTAAAGGTCTTAAAGAACTTGGGATAGACCTTAATGAGGTTGAATATATAATTGTCACACATATACACCTTGACCACGCAGGCGGTGCTGGCCTTCTTCTGAGCCAATGTCCAAATGCCAAGCTTGTTGTCCACCCAAAAGGAGCGCGCCATATGATTGATCCTTCACGATTAATTGCCGGCGCCAAAGCTGTTTATGGGGAACAATTTGATCAACTTTTTAACCCTATCGTACCAGTCCAAGAAGATTTAGTTATCATTAAGAAAGACCAAGAAACGTTAAAAATTGGACCTAATTGTGAACTTACTTTTTATGATACACCAGGACATGCTGCTCATCACTTTAGTATATATGACCCAATTTCAAACGGTATTTTCACAGGAGATACTCTTGGAGTTCGTTATGAGAGTTTAGCAAAAGAAGGTATTCATTTTGTTCTACCTTCCACATCACCTAGTCAATTTAATCCTGATGCCACGAAACTTTCACTCAAGCGAATACAAGCGCTTAATGTCGAAACGATTTATTTTGGACATTTTAGTGCCTCTCATGAGCCAGTTAAAGTGTATAATCAGCTATCTGAATTTTTAGAAGTGTTCGTATCAACTGGTAAAGAAGTTTTTGATCAGGGCGGCTCTTATCTCGATCTTCAAAAAAGATTACTCACAACTATTACAGAGTACTTAGACGAACTAAATGTTCCTAGAGACCATCTCGTATATGAACAACTAGCATTAGATCTTGAAATTTGCTCGATGGGGATCATAGATTATTTTACAAAACAACGAAAAGACTTCTCTAGTAAATTATGA
- a CDS encoding NRDE family protein has protein sequence MCLLAVALNVHSQYKLIVCSNRDEFYGRASSRAAFWEGDKNVFAGKDLVKGGTWAGVTKEGKFAAVTNVREAVINQAECSRGALVSNFLTTDLEVKHYLKQVTKQEQLYQGYNFIFGKGDDWYYMSNRSSTRKLENGIHVVSNADLFTDWPKTIRLKKQIKEICQKCEQENELIKLCMNVLKNDEIFNDHLLPDTGVGLHLERQLSPIFIKSETYGTRASTIILIRNNGKIRFIEQGYGPNGKRWERIDQEIN, from the coding sequence ATGTGTTTATTAGCAGTAGCTTTAAACGTGCACTCTCAATATAAACTAATTGTTTGCTCAAATAGAGACGAATTCTACGGAAGGGCTTCAAGCAGAGCAGCATTTTGGGAAGGTGACAAAAATGTTTTTGCTGGTAAAGACTTAGTAAAAGGAGGAACTTGGGCAGGGGTAACAAAAGAAGGAAAGTTTGCTGCAGTGACGAACGTACGTGAAGCTGTAATAAATCAAGCAGAATGTAGTCGCGGGGCTTTAGTGTCAAATTTTTTAACGACAGACCTTGAAGTGAAGCACTATCTAAAACAAGTTACAAAACAGGAACAATTATACCAAGGATATAATTTCATTTTCGGAAAGGGAGATGATTGGTACTACATGTCTAATCGATCATCAACAAGAAAATTAGAAAACGGCATTCATGTGGTGAGTAATGCAGACCTGTTTACTGATTGGCCAAAAACTATAAGACTAAAAAAGCAAATAAAAGAGATTTGTCAAAAATGTGAACAAGAAAATGAATTAATAAAATTATGCATGAACGTTTTGAAGAATGATGAAATTTTTAATGATCATTTATTGCCTGATACAGGTGTTGGGTTGCACTTAGAGCGTCAACTCTCTCCAATATTTATAAAAAGTGAAACGTATGGGACGCGCGCTTCGACAATTATTTTAATTAGGAATAATGGAAAAATAAGATTTATAGAACAAGGATATGGACCGAATGGAAAGAGATGGGAAAGAATCGACCAAGAAATAAATTAG
- a CDS encoding DUF2777 family protein, with protein sequence MDRNKAQKHIGKMVKINDGDAGVYAGILKEIRTEARKPWKGVVQILVVLDLPTFNPLTNQLPDLKYKHMQVIECTGVKLSPYPEEGISPTFEQSIVLAAQTRSKSLQQDVETYDAKQQAIMSFLRQQGIDVSKADLELYDNQIDDVINYTFHHDGDCYILIDENEERLDLKDCPFTFTWTYKDQSVRGKYEENGTFISESGERYNPKEGSTFSISKEQFDPYMILQNELEPTALLSLEKNLAHYQLTHKDLLECHNSLLTQLLSTDKKTSFKGVNFLTYKGNDELVIVQHHYERELRNYKSDRVYDRFEFTSDKGKRSIVTYSNEYSL encoded by the coding sequence ATGGACCGGAATAAAGCACAAAAACATATTGGGAAAATGGTAAAAATAAATGATGGGGATGCGGGCGTCTATGCAGGAATATTAAAAGAAATCAGAACTGAGGCTCGTAAACCATGGAAAGGCGTTGTCCAAATTCTAGTTGTACTAGATTTGCCAACTTTTAATCCTTTAACTAACCAACTACCAGATCTTAAGTATAAGCATATGCAAGTAATAGAATGTACAGGAGTTAAACTATCACCTTACCCAGAAGAAGGTATCTCACCTACTTTTGAACAAAGTATCGTACTAGCTGCTCAAACTCGTTCGAAAAGTTTGCAACAAGACGTAGAGACATATGATGCTAAACAACAAGCAATTATGAGCTTCTTAAGGCAACAAGGAATTGATGTAAGTAAGGCCGATTTAGAGCTTTACGACAATCAAATAGATGACGTAATAAACTATACATTCCATCATGATGGAGATTGCTATATTTTGATTGATGAAAATGAAGAGCGTCTTGATCTAAAGGACTGTCCGTTTACATTCACTTGGACATACAAAGATCAAAGTGTCAGAGGGAAATACGAGGAAAACGGGACATTTATATCCGAAAGCGGAGAACGATACAACCCAAAAGAAGGTTCTACATTTTCAATATCAAAAGAGCAATTTGATCCTTATATGATTCTTCAAAATGAGCTAGAGCCTACAGCATTACTATCATTAGAGAAGAACCTAGCCCATTATCAATTAACACATAAAGACTTACTAGAGTGTCACAATTCACTTCTTACTCAATTACTGTCTACTGATAAAAAGACTTCTTTTAAGGGTGTAAACTTTTTAACATATAAAGGAAATGACGAACTTGTTATTGTGCAACATCACTATGAGCGAGAGCTACGTAATTATAAAAGCGATCGAGTCTATGATCGTTTTGAATTTACGTCAGACAAAGGCAAACGTTCTATTGTTACTTACTCAAATGAGTACTCACTTTAA